Proteins from a genomic interval of Paenibacillus sp. FSL H8-0048:
- a CDS encoding GTP pyrophosphokinase, translating into MHTDNQLEKLKQLKYELTRFMMIYKFALAEMETKIDILKEEFQLLHDYSPIEHTKSRIKSPESIMKKMLRKNSELSLPQIRASIKDIAGLRITCSFISDIYQVSAMLQKQDDLKVLEVKDYIKNPKPNGYQSLHLLIEVPVFMSDCQEHVCVEVQIRTIAMDFWASLEHKIFYKYSQAVPENLTRELKNAADKAYELDLQMERLHREIKEIKDSQEDEDPFSELRDMILNNQQFSLPDNFVKLLKE; encoded by the coding sequence ATGCATACCGACAACCAGTTAGAGAAATTGAAGCAGCTCAAATACGAGCTTACCCGCTTTATGATGATTTACAAATTCGCTCTTGCCGAGATGGAGACCAAGATTGATATTCTGAAAGAGGAATTCCAGCTTCTTCACGACTATAGTCCGATTGAGCATACCAAGTCCCGGATCAAATCCCCGGAGAGCATTATGAAGAAAATGCTGCGCAAGAACAGTGAGCTGTCCCTCCCGCAGATCAGAGCCAGTATCAAGGATATCGCCGGGCTGCGGATCACCTGTTCGTTCATTTCAGATATTTATCAGGTTAGCGCCATGCTGCAGAAGCAGGACGATCTCAAGGTGCTTGAGGTGAAGGATTATATTAAAAACCCGAAGCCGAACGGTTATCAGAGTCTGCATCTGCTGATCGAGGTTCCCGTATTCATGTCGGACTGTCAGGAGCATGTCTGTGTTGAGGTACAGATCCGCACGATAGCTATGGATTTCTGGGCCAGTCTGGAGCATAAAATTTTCTATAAATACAGCCAGGCGGTTCCAGAGAACTTGACCCGTGAACTTAAGAATGCGGCTGACAAGGCGTATGAACTCGATCTGCAGATGGAGCGGCTGCACCGTGAAATTAAGGAAATCAAGGATTCGCAGGAGGACGAAGATCCATTCTCCGAGTTGCGGGATATGATCCTTAACAATCAGCAGTTCAGTCTGCCTGATAACTTTGTTAAGCTGTTGAAGGAATAG
- a CDS encoding HAD family hydrolase, with product MQSFKVISLDMFQTLVNIESRRAEVWRPILQQKFSEEKALQLGKQLLSRYYAAACEAREAGTFISSREIYYRGFQDVFQESGLDYDCERAVDNLFTQHRLSEMYDDTEAFLHRICRDYQVCIVSDTDDLMLPEFYRNYPISLFTSETYQSYKNDTHNRMFTEVIAHYGVEPEQIIHIGDSASDILGAARAGIKSCWLNRNGQSWELEVKPDVTAGTLEEAHGLISNEQ from the coding sequence ATGCAGTCATTCAAAGTGATTAGTCTGGATATGTTCCAGACCCTGGTGAATATTGAGAGCAGGCGGGCAGAAGTCTGGAGGCCGATTCTCCAGCAGAAGTTCAGTGAAGAAAAGGCACTGCAGCTCGGTAAGCAATTGCTGAGCCGTTATTATGCCGCAGCCTGCGAAGCCCGGGAGGCGGGTACTTTTATCAGCAGCAGGGAGATCTATTACAGAGGATTTCAGGACGTATTCCAGGAGTCCGGCTTGGATTACGATTGCGAGCGGGCAGTGGATAACCTCTTTACCCAGCACAGGCTGTCGGAAATGTATGATGACACTGAGGCCTTCTTACACCGCATATGCCGGGATTATCAGGTATGTATTGTAAGTGATACAGATGATCTTATGCTCCCTGAGTTCTACCGGAATTATCCTATATCGCTGTTCACCTCGGAGACTTATCAGTCTTATAAGAATGACACGCATAACCGTATGTTCACTGAGGTGATAGCTCATTATGGGGTGGAGCCGGAGCAAATTATCCATATTGGAGACTCGGCGTCAGATATCCTCGGAGCAGCCAGAGCCGGAATCAAGTCCTGTTGGCTCAACCGGAACGGTCAGTCCTGGGAGCTTGAAGTCAAGCCTGATGTTACAGCGGGAACACTGGAAGAGGCCCATGGGCTGATATCCAATGAACAATAA
- a CDS encoding glycoside hydrolase family 9 protein has product MSDKRLCTIAVNQAGYSSGGDKLALFSGNTLRYHIIDTGSGDVVFTGQTGANIKDKPSGCRVRSGDFSALTLPGKYRIEGAEGEHSAAFVVADKPYQELQRGLLKAFYYYRCGLELEGEYAGAWGHKACHLAEGTVIGQPGLRLDSSGGWHDAGDYGKYSGPGAKAVADLLLAWELYPAAFAGVHTLPESDGSLPDVLLECTVELDWLFKMQESGSGGVYHKLTTAHFPGLDVMPEEDTAELYFSPVSAAATGDFAGVMAMAARIYKPFDEAYAARCLEAARAAWSWLTVHPHVPGFTNPRGITTGEYGDKVDSDERFWAAAELFRTTGDEQFHSAALELAKLPFPKYSFGWGDMGGYGTLAYLLIGEAGTEPSLYAELREGLLAEADRLLRQSRHDGYRISLLEQDYIWGSNMLVMNHAMLLLAAEHFSGVQEYAACALDHLHYLLGRNVLGISYVSGFGEHAVMHPHHRPSVGDHVLEPVPGLVVGGPDRGLHDKYVKKHLRRKPAAQCYADHEDSYSTNEVTIYWNSPALFVTARFNC; this is encoded by the coding sequence ATGAGTGACAAGCGTCTTTGTACCATTGCAGTGAACCAGGCGGGTTATTCAAGCGGAGGAGATAAGCTGGCTCTGTTCTCCGGGAACACCCTGCGTTACCATATAATTGACACAGGAAGTGGGGATGTGGTATTCACCGGACAGACGGGGGCTAATATTAAGGATAAGCCCAGCGGCTGCCGTGTGCGCAGCGGAGATTTCTCGGCGCTTACCTTACCCGGGAAGTACCGGATCGAGGGGGCGGAGGGGGAACACTCCGCTGCATTTGTTGTTGCAGACAAGCCGTATCAGGAGCTGCAGCGGGGATTGCTGAAAGCCTTCTATTACTACCGCTGCGGCCTGGAACTTGAAGGAGAGTATGCGGGAGCCTGGGGGCATAAGGCCTGCCATCTGGCAGAAGGTACAGTCATCGGCCAGCCCGGGTTGAGACTGGACAGCAGCGGAGGATGGCATGATGCAGGAGACTATGGAAAATACTCCGGGCCTGGTGCGAAGGCCGTAGCGGATCTTCTTCTGGCCTGGGAGCTGTATCCTGCGGCGTTTGCTGGTGTACATACACTTCCAGAGAGTGACGGCAGCCTGCCGGATGTCCTGCTGGAATGCACTGTTGAGCTGGACTGGCTATTCAAAATGCAAGAGTCCGGCAGCGGCGGGGTCTACCACAAGCTGACCACAGCGCATTTCCCCGGCCTTGATGTGATGCCGGAGGAGGATACGGCGGAGCTGTATTTCTCGCCGGTCTCTGCGGCTGCTACCGGGGATTTCGCCGGTGTGATGGCTATGGCGGCGCGGATCTACAAGCCGTTCGATGAAGCATATGCGGCGCGGTGCCTGGAAGCCGCGCGGGCTGCCTGGAGCTGGCTGACTGTGCATCCGCATGTGCCGGGCTTCACCAATCCGCGCGGGATTACCACGGGGGAATATGGCGATAAGGTAGACAGTGACGAGCGCTTCTGGGCAGCGGCGGAGCTATTCCGCACGACGGGAGATGAACAGTTCCATAGTGCAGCTCTTGAGCTTGCCAAGCTGCCGTTCCCCAAATACAGCTTCGGCTGGGGGGATATGGGCGGCTATGGCACACTGGCTTATCTGCTCATAGGGGAAGCAGGCACGGAGCCATCTCTCTATGCAGAGCTTAGGGAGGGCTTGCTGGCAGAAGCAGACCGCCTGCTGCGGCAGAGCCGTCATGACGGCTACAGAATCTCGCTGCTGGAGCAGGATTATATCTGGGGCAGCAATATGCTGGTCATGAACCATGCCATGCTGCTGCTGGCAGCGGAACATTTCAGCGGGGTACAGGAATATGCAGCTTGTGCTCTAGATCACCTGCATTACTTGCTGGGCCGCAATGTGCTGGGGATCAGCTATGTGAGCGGCTTCGGCGAACATGCGGTCATGCATCCCCATCACCGCCCGTCTGTAGGCGATCATGTGCTTGAGCCGGTTCCGGGCCTGGTGGTTGGCGGTCCGGACCGGGGGCTGCATGATAAATATGTGAAGAAGCATTTGCGGCGCAAACCCGCAGCCCAGTGCTACGCAGATCACGAGGACAGTTATTCCACGAATGAGGTGACGATCTACTGGAATTCACCGGCATTGTTCGTGACGGCGAGATTCAATTGCTGA
- a CDS encoding alpha/beta hydrolase family protein yields MRLFEIAVIVVILAVTAGVIGPKKNRRLDTLMLMAVVMAVVLHGVLENYRIQMAPAYAAALGLLTILGFRLIKRARTGQPERYAKLWKSLLLILVLLLSGVSVYASRLLPMFTQPEPTGQYAIGTIVRELTDEQRNETLNAEEDGKRKLMINVWYPADPDQTEGKPKEHYPSALGEAISLVFGLPKQLFSHVTHIPTHVTDDVQLSAQEASYPVLLFSPGIRSTRFQSMTIIEELVSHGYIVVGLDHPYTSAKVTYPDGNSVYYMPDPKFDTSAEHYNYNVNGISVRAADASFVLDILTAWNAQDPNGLFQGRLDLSRAGIFGHSYGGATTAEALAQDKRFKAGVSLEGGFWGQVAHEELTQPFMYMMTGTSAQHLAHPEANTDPLIYEEFIPDLKSVMSHSTRDTYYLTVDRFIHQSFTDIALLSPSLFANGLDPVHIIDINRTYVRSFFDQYLLDEPQTVLNGPSAEYPEVIFDPAYTHKRP; encoded by the coding sequence GTGGTGATCCTGGCTGTTACAGCAGGAGTAATTGGCCCAAAGAAAAACCGGAGGCTGGATACCCTTATGCTGATGGCTGTCGTTATGGCTGTGGTGCTGCATGGGGTGCTGGAGAATTACCGTATCCAGATGGCTCCGGCCTACGCCGCAGCACTCGGGTTGTTAACCATACTGGGATTCAGACTTATTAAGCGTGCCCGGACGGGTCAGCCTGAACGGTATGCGAAGCTATGGAAGAGTCTGTTGCTTATACTTGTCCTCCTTCTTTCAGGAGTATCCGTCTATGCATCCAGACTGCTGCCGATGTTCACCCAACCCGAGCCTACTGGGCAATATGCTATCGGGACGATCGTACGCGAGCTTACCGATGAGCAGCGTAACGAGACGCTGAACGCAGAGGAAGACGGCAAACGGAAGCTGATGATTAACGTATGGTATCCAGCCGATCCTGACCAGACTGAGGGTAAGCCTAAGGAGCATTATCCCTCCGCACTGGGCGAAGCCATTAGTCTTGTATTCGGATTGCCGAAGCAGCTATTCAGCCATGTCACCCATATTCCTACACATGTTACAGATGATGTGCAGCTCTCAGCACAAGAAGCCAGCTATCCGGTCCTGCTGTTCTCGCCGGGTATTCGCTCCACCAGATTTCAGAGTATGACGATTATCGAAGAATTGGTCAGCCACGGCTATATTGTCGTAGGGCTGGATCATCCTTATACCTCAGCCAAGGTCACTTACCCGGACGGCAATTCAGTCTACTACATGCCTGATCCGAAGTTCGATACTTCCGCAGAGCATTACAACTACAATGTGAATGGAATTTCCGTCCGTGCAGCGGACGCCAGCTTTGTGCTGGACATCCTGACCGCTTGGAATGCCCAAGACCCGAATGGATTGTTCCAGGGCAGGCTTGATCTCAGCCGTGCAGGGATCTTCGGCCATTCCTATGGCGGGGCGACAACCGCCGAAGCTTTGGCCCAGGACAAGCGGTTCAAGGCCGGTGTCAGTCTGGAGGGCGGGTTCTGGGGACAAGTTGCCCATGAAGAGCTGACGCAGCCTTTTATGTACATGATGACCGGAACGTCTGCGCAGCATCTTGCACATCCCGAAGCCAACACAGATCCCTTGATCTATGAAGAATTTATACCGGATCTAAAGTCAGTCATGAGCCACAGCACCAGGGATACCTATTATCTGACGGTGGATCGTTTCATTCACCAGAGTTTTACAGATATAGCCTTGCTGTCGCCTTCCTTATTCGCCAACGGTCTAGATCCGGTGCATATTATAGATATAAACAGAACCTATGTCCGGTCATTCTTCGATCAGTATCTGCTAGATGAGCCGCAGACAGTGCTGAACGGTCCGTCGGCCGAATACCCGGAAGTAATCTTTGACCCGGCATACACGCACAAGAGACCATAG
- a CDS encoding SDR family oxidoreductase — MNTNPSQPHGHEPVALITGTSSGFGLLTAITLARKGYRVIATMRDLGRSKELVQQAEQAGVRERIHLLALDVTDEASIASAVQASLELAGRIDVLVNNAGFAVGGFVEEVSMEAWRGQLETNFFGLIAVTKAVLPLMRVQRSGLIINVSSVSGLSGFPGYGPYAASKFAVEGFSESLRQEMLSFGVRVVLVEPGSFRTPIWDKGITGMHRNESSPYHTRLEEVLRYSRRASETAPDPQEVADLIGRVTAKRAPKLRYPVGRGSRVLMIAKALLPWKVLESIISKSLRSMK, encoded by the coding sequence ATGAACACTAATCCAAGCCAGCCCCATGGGCATGAGCCGGTTGCGCTGATTACCGGGACCTCCAGCGGGTTCGGCCTATTGACCGCAATTACGCTGGCCCGCAAAGGGTATCGGGTCATTGCCACCATGCGGGATCTCGGCCGCAGCAAGGAACTGGTTCAGCAGGCTGAGCAAGCGGGGGTGCGGGAGCGTATTCATCTGCTGGCACTGGATGTCACGGACGAAGCTTCGATTGCGTCGGCCGTTCAGGCTAGTCTTGAGCTTGCCGGGAGAATTGATGTGCTGGTGAACAACGCCGGCTTTGCCGTAGGCGGATTCGTGGAAGAGGTGAGTATGGAGGCATGGCGAGGGCAGCTGGAGACCAACTTTTTCGGCCTGATTGCCGTAACAAAGGCAGTGCTTCCCCTGATGCGGGTCCAGCGCAGCGGCCTGATTATTAACGTGAGCAGTGTCAGCGGCCTGAGCGGATTCCCGGGCTATGGTCCCTATGCCGCCTCCAAGTTTGCGGTGGAGGGATTCAGCGAGAGTCTGCGCCAGGAGATGCTCTCTTTTGGCGTCCGCGTTGTACTGGTTGAACCGGGCTCCTTCCGTACCCCCATCTGGGACAAAGGGATTACGGGCATGCACAGAAATGAAAGCTCCCCGTATCACACCAGGCTTGAGGAAGTACTGCGGTACTCCCGGCGGGCGTCCGAGACAGCTCCCGATCCGCAGGAGGTAGCTGACCTGATAGGACGGGTCACTGCGAAACGTGCACCGAAGCTGCGCTATCCTGTAGGCCGGGGCTCGCGGGTGCTGATGATCGCCAAGGCCCTGCTTCCCTGGAAGGTGCTGGAGAGCATCATCTCCAAATCACTGCGGTCGATGAAGTGA
- a CDS encoding cupin domain-containing protein, with protein sequence MTSYMDYTSPNTQFTFDMNGNTLFKKDDCNYINVLGIKNLNTLENTSLLDIYLSRSNVVEPHYHQNAAELVYCISGAAVVSLINPFTNELLHFPITPGQVANVPQGWWHYEVATMDCTHLLAVFNAPTPEVILFSDLLSLTPANVLAHTYCLNEALVKEALAPVKPQTFIGPPADCCPPAKSAAENMKGTHIAPANMAPMMANANMPPYMHQQQAPPSFGYQPMAVHGYYAQPYAQSYRQQQYVQAPPQAVHEAGTE encoded by the coding sequence GTGACCTCTTATATGGACTATACGTCGCCCAATACACAGTTTACGTTTGATATGAACGGCAACACCTTATTCAAGAAGGATGACTGCAATTATATCAATGTGCTGGGCATCAAAAATCTGAACACCCTGGAGAATACCTCGCTGCTCGATATCTATCTCAGCAGATCCAATGTGGTCGAGCCGCATTATCATCAAAATGCCGCTGAGCTGGTGTATTGTATCTCGGGCGCGGCTGTCGTGTCGCTGATTAACCCGTTTACCAATGAACTGCTGCATTTTCCGATTACTCCGGGCCAGGTTGCCAATGTGCCGCAGGGCTGGTGGCATTATGAAGTGGCCACGATGGACTGCACCCATCTGCTGGCGGTCTTCAATGCCCCTACACCGGAGGTTATCCTCTTCTCGGATCTTCTGAGCCTAACTCCGGCCAATGTGCTGGCACATACCTACTGCCTCAATGAAGCGTTGGTTAAGGAAGCACTCGCTCCGGTGAAGCCTCAGACCTTCATTGGTCCGCCTGCGGATTGCTGTCCTCCTGCGAAGTCGGCAGCCGAGAATATGAAGGGAACCCACATCGCTCCTGCCAATATGGCGCCGATGATGGCTAATGCGAACATGCCGCCTTACATGCACCAGCAGCAGGCTCCGCCATCCTTCGGCTACCAGCCGATGGCGGTGCACGGTTATTATGCTCAACCGTATGCCCAGTCCTACCGCCAGCAGCAATACGTCCAGGCTCCTCCGCAAGCTGTTCATGAGGCTGGAACCGAATAA
- a CDS encoding DUF4265 domain-containing protein — protein MLLPGTVGLHICFDEQGREIEVLDVTRVDKDTYRIEETPIFNPGIALGDIIRVSEREGIAYYIETVKKSGLVRYAWLLSKEAAASGEIRSFTERVTEHGGRWEQIFGGLLVIYLPKHSAVDAELEMSRIIQHFEG, from the coding sequence ATGCTTTTGCCGGGAACGGTTGGATTACATATATGCTTTGATGAGCAAGGCCGGGAGATTGAGGTCCTGGATGTGACCCGGGTCGACAAGGACACCTACCGGATTGAGGAGACGCCGATTTTTAACCCTGGGATTGCGCTTGGCGATATTATCCGGGTCAGTGAGCGTGAGGGGATCGCGTATTACATTGAGACGGTGAAGAAGTCCGGGCTTGTCCGGTATGCCTGGCTGCTGAGCAAAGAGGCGGCGGCTTCCGGCGAGATCCGCAGCTTCACGGAGCGGGTGACAGAGCATGGGGGCAGATGGGAGCAGATCTTCGGCGGACTGCTGGTAATCTATCTGCCTAAGCACTCTGCTGTGGACGCGGAGCTGGAAATGTCACGGATTATTCAGCATTTTGAAGGCTAA
- the lepB gene encoding signal peptidase I — protein sequence MKKFLKQWVPSIAIGVILSLFIRTYVAEAMRVPTGSMIPTIAINDRLVVDKMLWNTSLKHGDIVVFHPPVAEDAQKRYVKRLIGLPGDVIEIKDGTLYRNHEAVDEPYLQEKMTYTFGPVTVPADHYFFLGDNRNVSYDAHLWETPFVDKDALIGKVLFDVNQLF from the coding sequence TTGAAGAAATTCTTGAAGCAGTGGGTGCCGAGTATTGCCATTGGCGTTATTCTATCCTTATTTATCCGTACCTACGTAGCGGAAGCCATGCGTGTGCCTACCGGCTCGATGATTCCGACTATAGCAATTAACGACCGGCTTGTGGTGGACAAAATGCTCTGGAATACCTCGCTGAAGCATGGCGATATCGTGGTGTTCCATCCGCCGGTTGCCGAAGATGCGCAGAAAAGGTATGTAAAACGGCTGATCGGCCTGCCGGGCGACGTGATTGAGATCAAGGACGGCACCCTTTACCGTAACCATGAGGCAGTCGATGAGCCATACCTGCAGGAGAAGATGACCTATACCTTCGGGCCGGTCACCGTTCCCGCAGACCATTATTTTTTCCTGGGCGATAACCGTAACGTCAGCTATGACGCCCACCTATGGGAGACTCCGTTCGTAGACAAGGATGCGCTGATCGGCAAAGTCCTGTTCGATGTGAACCAGTTGTTCTAA
- a CDS encoding HD-GYP domain-containing protein: MKVHVTDLKHGDCLMADTFNGVGLHVLPKGTRVEREEISILIRHKIDYVDIEPRSGLHTGEEPAPSHGLHDDFDLAILNYEAIFLEALTKGSFSQSAVDDTLKPLLETLEGQKDVVSLLLLLDRDDIDTYHHSLQVGLLSYYIAAWMGYSKEERYQISRAGYLHDIGKSQVPLSILNKQGLLTDSEKEELARHTFYGYDLIRGSKMDEVTALVALQHHEYEDGSGYPNQLLKKEIHPYAQIVSVANIYMSLTTSTANRPKQGLVTVLRKVHEMGFGKLNETVVQALTGHLLPSFVGKNVQLSNGEVGMIVMNNPLDLFKPLVKVGEGFRDLSRERSLSIDEVVN, encoded by the coding sequence TTGAAAGTACATGTCACGGATCTGAAGCACGGTGATTGTCTCATGGCAGACACTTTCAATGGTGTAGGGCTGCACGTTCTCCCCAAGGGGACGCGTGTGGAGCGGGAAGAGATTAGTATCCTGATCCGGCACAAAATTGATTATGTCGATATCGAGCCGCGCAGCGGGCTGCATACGGGTGAGGAACCTGCACCCAGCCACGGGCTGCATGATGATTTTGATCTCGCTATTTTGAATTATGAAGCGATTTTTCTGGAAGCCTTGACGAAGGGCAGCTTCTCGCAGTCTGCAGTCGATGATACACTGAAGCCGCTTCTGGAGACCTTAGAAGGTCAAAAGGATGTTGTCTCCCTGCTCCTTCTGCTTGACCGGGATGACATCGATACATATCACCACTCATTACAGGTGGGCTTATTATCCTATTATATTGCTGCGTGGATGGGTTACTCCAAGGAGGAGCGTTACCAGATCAGCCGTGCGGGCTATCTGCATGACATCGGCAAAAGCCAGGTGCCCCTGTCGATCCTGAACAAGCAGGGTCTGCTGACGGACTCCGAGAAGGAGGAGCTGGCACGCCATACCTTCTATGGTTATGATCTGATCCGCGGCTCCAAAATGGACGAGGTTACCGCGCTGGTAGCTCTCCAGCATCATGAGTACGAGGATGGCTCAGGCTATCCGAATCAGCTGCTCAAAAAAGAGATTCATCCGTACGCCCAGATTGTTTCGGTAGCCAACATCTATATGTCGCTGACCACTTCTACTGCGAACCGTCCCAAGCAGGGGCTGGTTACGGTGCTGCGCAAGGTGCATGAGATGGGCTTCGGCAAGCTGAACGAGACGGTAGTGCAGGCATTGACCGGACATTTACTGCCGAGCTTTGTGGGCAAGAATGTACAGCTCAGCAACGGCGAAGTGGGCATGATCGTCATGAATAACCCGCTGGACCTCTTTAAGCCGCTGGTAAAAGTGGGCGAGGGCTTCCGCGACTTGTCGCGTGAACGCAGCCTGTCCATCGATGAAGTGGTGAACTGA
- a CDS encoding MerR family transcriptional regulator has product MTRGELARQSGLSAATIRYYEDSGILPAPERTAKGYRIYSADVLVKLKFIKDAQSLGYSLREIQAALALFGSKMDEDTLKELVRDKITEIDEKVASLYAIQSMLAGLLETPQEDIQNYLQSFKVPDQKH; this is encoded by the coding sequence ATGACCCGTGGCGAGCTGGCGCGGCAGTCGGGGCTGAGTGCAGCAACCATCCGTTACTATGAGGACAGCGGCATCCTGCCAGCCCCGGAGCGGACCGCGAAGGGATACCGGATCTACTCTGCTGATGTTCTGGTCAAGCTGAAGTTCATTAAGGATGCCCAGTCCCTGGGTTATTCACTGAGAGAAATCCAGGCGGCGCTTGCCCTGTTCGGCTCGAAGATGGATGAAGACACCCTGAAGGAACTCGTCCGCGACAAAATCACCGAAATCGACGAAAAGGTTGCCTCCCTGTATGCTATCCAAAGTATGCTGGCTGGTCTGCTTGAGACCCCGCAGGAGGATATTCAGAATTATCTGCAATCCTTCAAGGTTCCAGATCAGAAACATTGA
- a CDS encoding Dabb family protein produces the protein MYEHLVVFRFNEHFDKGQEHALLQALLALKKQIPGIIDLTAGVNVTEEQENVHGYTLGLRVTFENQEALRAYGPHPAHQKFVSMLDGILENVVVVDYPI, from the coding sequence ATGTATGAGCATCTCGTCGTCTTCCGCTTCAATGAGCATTTCGATAAAGGTCAGGAGCACGCCTTGTTACAAGCACTTCTGGCGCTTAAAAAGCAAATCCCCGGCATCATTGACCTTACAGCAGGCGTTAATGTGACAGAGGAGCAGGAGAATGTCCACGGCTATACGCTGGGGCTCCGCGTGACCTTTGAGAATCAGGAAGCCCTGCGTGCCTACGGGCCGCATCCTGCCCATCAGAAGTTCGTGTCCATGCTGGACGGAATCCTGGAGAACGTTGTGGTGGTAGACTACCCGATTTAG
- a CDS encoding YfiT family bacillithiol transferase has product MNNNKGAVSEMNDNVEEQELELLKYPIGRFAAKGNRTAEVREASVAVFRQLAEELRAAVEPLTVEQQQTPYRPGGWTVIQVVHHLADTGMYAYLRFKRGLTEEAPLVPSYRQDLWAELSDSSNEPVESSLQLIGLLNRRFAALLESLQPEDYDRTFISGGLGEMTLDTAVERYIWHSRHHIAQITALIRRSGW; this is encoded by the coding sequence ATGAACAATAACAAAGGAGCTGTGAGCGAAATGAACGACAATGTGGAAGAGCAGGAACTGGAGTTGTTAAAATACCCGATTGGAAGATTCGCCGCTAAGGGGAACCGGACAGCAGAAGTGCGGGAAGCATCCGTTGCCGTCTTTAGGCAGTTGGCAGAGGAGCTGCGGGCAGCAGTAGAGCCGTTAACGGTTGAACAGCAGCAGACCCCTTACCGGCCGGGCGGCTGGACTGTGATTCAGGTCGTGCACCATCTCGCCGATACGGGGATGTATGCATACCTCCGCTTCAAGCGGGGGCTGACGGAGGAAGCGCCGCTCGTTCCAAGCTACAGACAGGATCTGTGGGCAGAACTGAGCGATTCTTCCAACGAGCCGGTGGAATCCTCACTCCAGCTCATCGGACTGCTTAACCGCAGATTCGCAGCCTTACTGGAATCCTTGCAGCCTGAGGATTATGACCGGACCTTCATAAGCGGTGGTCTTGGTGAGATGACACTGGATACTGCAGTGGAGAGGTACATCTGGCACAGCCGCCATCATATCGCGCAGATTACAGCATTGATCCGGCGAAGCGGCTGGTAA